The sequence CATTCTTTCTAAAAGTGCATGAGGAGATAGTGATTCCATGCTAAAGTGCCTAGATTACGGCAGAAGAATTCAACGCCAGAAATGTGCGCGCTGGCGGTACATCCTCATAAGACATAGCTGCCAGCTACAATCTCTTAGGTAGACTCTGGAGGCCTCGCCTTATATAGTTCTATGCTCAAAGTTATAGCAAGGACAATAAAGCAGGAGCCGTCCAGCCGAGTTAAAGCCTCGTACAAGTCTCAGGTAGCAACCGATAATTTGGAGTTGTGAGCTACTCAACATGAGTTGCCTAGATAGCGCATTGTTGTTAGTAGGAGCTTAATATCATGCAGGCTATTCTCTCAAATAGCTAAAGTTTGTCAACAAGTTACGTCATATCTTACCTATGCTTCTAAGCTATGGATTAGAATTTTCTCGTAAACGCGTGAAAGACCTTTTGTACCCTGGCAAGGGAATTTATTACCTCGCCTTTCCCACAGCACCGAACCCCTCATTTGGACCCTGCACCTCTTAATACCTCCAATCCCGCCAAGAGCTTCTATTGCGAGTGATTTGATCTGCTTTTTTCTTAGGCATTGAGACATTTTTAGCTTCCGCCATGTACGCTGACCGGGACGGCGCCGCGACAAAACAGTCGCAGGCAGCGTACGACGCCCGCGTACGCGTGCTGCTACTCGCCACTTCTGTCCTGTCGGCTGTGGGATTAAGCGCCGCAGCTCTGAATGGAGAATATACCAACATTAGCTGGAAGCTTGAGCTATGGGCGTGGGAACTACATGCCCACCTATGGAGACGGTTTCTGTGGGTAGGTTTCACGCGTCCCCTCTAGCAATGCTATTTTTGCGCCTTGTGGCTGCTCCCATCAcatcttgacttgacccAGGCTCACCACTCGTTATTAGCTATTTGTTTGGGCGAATAGCTTTATGCTGTTCAGGAAAGATGGCCCCGTTGCCGTGTACAAAAGCGGGCTGGCAAGCTCTGTGATATCTGCACTCATAGCTTTCTCGTGTCTCTCTGCCAGCAGCCTGAGCGAAGCTGACCCGTCATCTCTTGTGCGGCTGCAAATGTACTGTGCCATCCTTCTATCATTGTGCCAGGTACTGATCCCCCGGCGACCTGAAGTGTTCACAGAAGATGGGCGCGCCGTCGACTTTGAAGATAGTGCCTCTGCTCTGTCTCGATACTCGATGAATTGGTGCAACGCTGCGCTTGTCCTTGCTGCAAAGTCTGGTACGCTCGAAGCGCTGCCAATTCTGAATCATGATACCCGATCAGCAAGCCAGCCTCTAATTAAAATCCAGTCGTCCGAAGCGTATATATGGAATCGAATCTTCATGGAGCGTTTCCGTGGCTTTGCCAAGCAATGGACATTCATGTTTTTACGCTCCGTAATGGCCCTTGGCTCGACGTACTGCATTTGGCGACTTCTTAGGTGCCTAGAAGAGCCTAAACAACGACCCAATGAGGCCTGGATGTGGCTGATGGGTATTGGAGCCTCAACTATCTGCTacagcatcatcaatcacCAGCTCATTTGGGTGCAGTGGTCCGAGATGGGTATACCTGTCAAAGCCCAACTCGTCACGTCACTCTTTCAAAAGATACTGCGTGGAAAAGACTCCAAAGAGCAAAAGAAAACGTCATCCCCCGGCTCAACCAACGCTCCAGATGCCATCAATTTGGTATTGTCCGACGCGAATTTATTGGCCAAGTTCACTTCTGTCAATTACCTCATAGGGTCCACCATACTTAAGTTGATATCCACTGCATTTTTTCTGCTTAATCTGCTAGGCTGGCAGAGCTGCCTTGTCGCCATAGCTACAACTATGTTGTGTTTGTCAGTGCAAACCGTTACTGTCAAACGGTTGCATGCCGCAAGAAAGATACTTGAAGCCTCGCGAGGCCGGACGACAAGAGTCATGAAGGAGGCTCTCTATGCGCTACGAGAGATAAAATTTTCTTCGCTTGAGGCACCTTGGGAGGCTCACATTAATACAGTTCGTGAGGATGAGCTAAAACATTTATTCTGGACCCATAGAGCAACCACATTCCGTAGAGTTTGGGGCACCACTACCCCGTTTCTTATTGCGACGGCCTCTATTTCCACGTATCTCTACATGGGAGGTCAAGCAACCCCATCTATCGTATTTCCGATGGTcacattgctgccacaacTTCAAGAGACCATGCGACAAACTCCATTGGTCTTACTTGACTACTATGTGTCCATAACTACGTCTCGCCGCCTGGACAAGTACCTAGCGTCGCCTGAGCAAGAAAATGTGCTTGAACCAAGTCCAGATGGCCAGGTTTTGTTTCAAGATGCTGCTATTGCCTGGCCTTCCAATGGGGCCGGACAAAGCGGCGTAACAAGTGCCAAGCCAGGTGCTGCCGCCGCCCAACGATTCTCCCTCCACGATCTTAATTTGACGTTTCCCACTGGGGAGCTAAGTATTATTTCCGGCAAAACAGGCGCTGGGAAGAGTTTGCTGCTCGCAGCTATTCTTGGCGAGGTTGATCTTTTGGATGGCCACATCAAGGCACCTTCAATAGCCGACAACCTCCCAGTAGCGTATGTATCGCAGACCCCCTGGCTTCAAAGCACGACCATTAAGGACAACATACTCTTCGGGCACAACTTTAACAAACAGAGGTACAATGCCGTGCTTGCTGCCTGTGCGCTGCTGCCAGACCTTGCTACTATGGCCGACGGTGACCAGACCCAGATCGGCTTGAAAGGCGTCAAACTCAGCGGAGGTCAGCGTGCGAGGCTTGCATTTGCTCGGGCACTCTATTCACCTGCACAGCTATTGGTTATAGACGACATCTTCTCTGCAGTGGATACTCACGTATCGAATGCTATTTTAGACGCCTTGACTGGGAATCTGTGCAAGGGGCGCTCGCGGATTCTTGTCACTCACC is a genomic window of Pochonia chlamydosporia 170 chromosome Unknown PCv3seq00010, whole genome shotgun sequence containing:
- a CDS encoding ABC bile acid transporter (similar to Coccidioides immitis RS XP_001241670.1), translating into MYADRDGAATKQSQAAYDARVRVLLLATSVLSAVGLSAAALNGEYTNISWKLELWAWELHAHLWRRFLWLFVWANSFMLFRKDGPVAVYKSGLASSVISALIAFSCLSASSLSEADPSSLVRLQMYCAILLSLCQVLIPRRPEVFTEDGRAVDFEDSASALSRYSMNWCNAALVLAAKSGTLEALPILNHDTRSASQPLIKIQSSEAYIWNRIFMERFRGFAKQWTFMFLRSVMALGSTYCIWRLLRCLEEPKQRPNEAWMWLMGIGASTICYSIINHQLIWVQWSEMGIPVKAQLVTSLFQKILRGKDSKEQKKTSSPGSTNAPDAINLVLSDANLLAKFTSVNYLIGSTILKLISTAFFLLNLLGWQSCLVAIATTMLCLSVQTVTVKRLHAARKILEASRGRTTRVMKEALYALREIKFSSLEAPWEAHINTVREDELKHLFWTHRATTFRRVWGTTTPFLIATASISTYLYMGGQATPSIVFPMVTLLPQLQETMRQTPLVLLDYYVSITTSRRLDKYLASPEQENVLEPSPDGQVLFQDAAIAWPSNGAGQSGVTSAKPGAAAAQRFSLHDLNLTFPTGELSIISGKTGAGKSLLLAAILGEVDLLDGHIKAPSIADNLPVAYVSQTPWLQSTTIKDNILFGHNFNKQRYNAVLAACALLPDLATMADGDQTQIGLKGVKLSGGQRARLAFARALYSPAQLLVIDDIFSAVDTHVSNAILDALTGNLCKGRSRILVTHHVSLCLPSTRYLVHIENNTIAYAGKPESAKEIEQITSKDFVELEVMTEEDEVGLSDNKSSANGKKLDEIPKYKNSRSDLSLYRRFFSAAGGFTFVFFWIAGLVFTGLLDALTSYLLGRVKSIDAAQKPEPTQSPTPITSYTSSLQHNLQLYLGNSLLLIAVECISSQHAQSGSLRTSRLLFRQMTFRVLRMPLWWLDATPFGQTFRTFTIDARSVDDWALVIMSDCANGFVKLTIIICIGIYSSRYTSILTFILLLWCTKISIMYVKARAAVKRVDGGPITDILEHITSTTAGLATIRAFGATGLFIDKMHHHVDMESTARRHFWIFNRWLSFQLACIGIAFNMGTGVLILSSKSVVDTTRIGFLLTFSMGLSRAIFEAVNEFGHLETYMDALAAVLGYTTLETEDLGGDDVLADWPCEGEVDVQDLQVAYAPSLPPVLKSISFHVGAGQRIGIVGRTGAGKSSLTLSLLRLLEPRSGLIQIDGIDISMVKLADLRSRIAFIPQDPTLFSGTVRSNLDYFEKVPVYELEDALRQVKLLSEDGHSNKNSGLFTLESHISAGGGNMSQGQRQLLCLARTLIKRPKIIILDEATSAVDNKTDTLIQEVIRKRFTGTLIVVAHRLRTIATFDWTMVISEGVVAEQGTPKELLNRRGSFYELVRDSQDRVFLERTISST